The sequence below is a genomic window from Sorangiineae bacterium MSr12523.
TCTCTGCGGGAAATTCGGGGCGCCCCCATCGGGTCGAAGCGACATGCATGTCCCTCCGCACGCGGCCCATTTCAAGCCGTTCGTCTACGCCGCGGATTTCCAGACCTTCACGATGAATCCCTCCGTCGCGTCGCAGAACTCCTCGCCGAGTCAGACCTCGAGCATCTCGCTCGCCGGGCGGGAGGTGCGGCGCACCTGTGTTCCTGCTCCGGTTTGCAAGCCATGAAGGCGCTCACGTTCGACTTGCACCTTCCGCGGCTCGCGTTTGCGCGTGCGCTCGGCACGGTCTCGGCGCACGGCTATTTGAACGGGCTCGGTCCGCTGCGCCTCGCCGAGGTGCCCGATGCGCGCGTGCTCGGCGATCACTGGGTCGTCGTGGAGACGAAGGCGTGTGGCATTTGCGGCAGCGACGTCAAGGAAGTCTTCATGGACGCCGCCGTCGACAACCCGCTCACCGCGGTCATTTCCTTTCCCCACGTCATGGGCCACGAGCACGTGGGCGTCGTGGCGGAGACCGGCCGCGCCGTCACCCGTGTGAAGCGCGGCGATCGCGTGGCGTGCTCTCCCTGGTTCAGTTGCGCCGTGCGCGGTCTCCCCGAATGCGACGCGTGCCGCCGCGGCCAGATCGCGCTTTGCGAAAGCTTCACCGAGGGCACCTTCGCCCCGGGCATGCACGCCGGCACCTGCCGCGACATCTCGGGTGGCTTCGCGCCGCTCGTTCCGGTGCACGAATCGGCGTGTTTCCCGATGCCCGATGGCGTTCCTTTCTCGACCGCCGTTCTCGCCGATCCGTTCGCCGTGGCGCTGCACGCGGTGCTCAAATCGCCGCCGGAGCCCGGCGAGACGGTGCTCGTGTACGGATGCGGCGGGCTCGGTGTGCTCGTGATCCACATTCTCGCGCGGCTCTTTCCGCGCACGCGCGTCTTGGCGGTGGACCCGCGGCCGCACGCCCGCGCACTGGCCGAGCAGCTCGGGGCCGCCGCGACCTTCTCGGCGCGCGGTGCGGAGCTCATCGAGGCCATTGCGCAGGCTGCCGACGTGCCCGTACGTCGTCCGCAGTTCGCGTTGCCATGGCTGCACAAGGGGGTCGACCGCGTTTACGATACCGTGGGCTCGGCCGCGACCCTCGAGACCGCGGTGCGCATCACGAGGCCGCTCGGTGTCTTGGTGCTGGTAGGCGTCGCCACCCCGGCGCGCTTCGAATGGACGCCGCTCTACTTCAAAGAGCTCCACATCATGGGCTCGAGCGGATACGGCATCGAGGACTTCGCCGGGCGGCGCGCACACGCCTTCGAGCATTTTTTTGCCCTTCTCGAGCAGCGCACCCTCGATTTGTCGAACGTCGTCACCCACCGCTTTCCGCTGGCCGAGTACAAGGACGCATTCTTGACGGCACGCTCGAAAGGCGCAGCGCCGGCCATCAAAGTGGTGTTCGACTTCGGGTGAGCTCGCACAGGTGATCGACGGCGCTCGAAAAGGAGTAGCGCGGCGTCCAACCGAGCTGCTCGCGGATCTTTCGAATCGACATTTCGCTCTTCGTCGTCACCATGTCGATGGCCGTATGCGTGAGGAGCGGCCGCGCCGTCGCACGACGAAGGCGCGCCATCGCCTCGAGGGAAGAGGCCATCGTGCGCGCGACGGGCAAGGGGATCGACCGGCGCACGGGCGGGCGCCCCGCGATTTTGGCCACCGCATCGAAGTAATCGCGAAAAGAAATGGCCTCGCCGTCCCCGACGATGAACGCTTCGCCCAGCGCGCTCGGGTGCTCGGCGGCGAGCAAGGTCGCATCGAGCAAGTTCTCGATGTAGCACGGATGGCACGTACCGACGCCGCCGCCCAACAGGAACATCTTGCCCTGTCGGATCATCGCAAGGGGCTCCTCGAGCCAAGTCCCGCGCGGACCGTACACCACGGCAGGCCGCAAAATGGAGAGCGGCAGACCTGACTCGAAGGCCTTCCGTGCGACGGCCTCGCCGTGGGCCTTGGTGAGCGAATAGCCATCCCACGCCTGCCCATCCAAGGGCGTCGTGTCGTCGAAATACTTCGGTGAAGGTGTTCCGAACACGGCGATGGAGCTGAAATGAACGACGCGCCGCACGCCGGCTGCACGCGCCGCGCGATACAGCGCTTCCGTGCCGCGGACATTGGCGCCTGCGAACTCGTCCGCGGTCCCCCAATCCGAAACGTGGCCTGCGCAATGAAAGATGCGTGCCGCCCCCGCCACAGCCGCGACGAGCGAGCGTTCATCCCGCAGATCGCCCTGCACGAGCTGCGCGCCCGTGGCCACCGCAGCCGTGAGCTTGCCCTCGCTCCCCGCACGGCAGAGCACCCGCACCTGGCGCCCTTCGCGTAGCAAGCGTTCCGCGAGATGGCTGCCGATGAACCCCGTCGCGCCCGTTATCAGATCGATCATTTGTACTTTCCGCTTTTACCAAAGTACCCAAAACAGAAGGACACCCACGTGCGGTAGCTCAGTCACGTTGGTTGCGTTTACCATCGACGCACCAACGGCCGACCGCGAACGATAGGAGACGACCATGAAGGTCCTGTGCGTTCATCCGAGTGGTCTCATGTACACCGAGATCTTCCTTCGTTTGGAGCCCCTGGGCGTCGAGCTCGTCGCGGCGGCGGTTCGTCGGGCCGGGCACGACACCCGGCTGCTCGATCTTCAGGCGGCCACGCATCGCGACTACTTTCGCCTCCTCGACGATTTTCGTCCGGACGCGGTGCTCTTCGGCATGAACTACCTCGCGAACGTCCCCGAGGTCGTCGACCTCTGCAAGGAGACCAAGGCGCGCCACCCGCGGATCCTCACCTGTGTGGGCGGCCACAGTGCGTCCTTCACGGCGAGGGAGCTCCTCGCGCATGCAGAAGGCAGCATCGATTGCGTGGTGCGCGGAGAAGGGGAGGAGGCCGCACCGCGCGTGCTCGATGCCTGGCGCGACGACCCGAAGAGCCTGCATCTGCTCGACGGCGTGATCACCCTGGACGGTGAAGGCCCGCCCCCCAAGCAGATTCACTCGCTCGACGATCTGCGCCCGGCGCGCGACTTGCTGCCCAATCGAAAAAAGTACTTCATCGGCGTGCTGGATCCCGCGGCATCGATCGAGTTCTCACGTGGCTGCCCGTGGGACTGCTCGTTCTGCAGCGCCTGGACCTTCTACGGACGAAGCTATCGCAAAGTAAACCCGGAGATCTGCGCCGAAGATCTCGCGAGCATCCGCGAACAAGGCGTCTTCATCGTCGACGACGTGGCCTTCATCCAGGCCGAGCACGGCAACGCCATTGCGGACGCCATCGAGCGCCGTGGCCTCAAGAAGCGGTATTATTTGGAGACGCGCGGCGACGTGCTCCTGCGCAACAAAGAGTTGTTCGTGCGCTGGAAGAAACTCGGCCTCGAGTACATGTTCCTCGGCCTCGAAGCCATCGATGCCGAAGGCCTCAAAGCCTTTCGAAAGCGCGTGCCATTGGGCAAAAACTTCGAAGCCCTCGAATACGCGCGTTCCCTCGGCATCATGGTGGCGGTGAACATCATTGCCGATCCCGACTGGGACGAGGCGCGCTTTCAAGTCATCCGCGAATGGGCCCTGTCCGTGCCCGAAATCGTCAACATCAGCGTGAATACGCCCTATCCGGGCACCGAGACCTTCCTCACCGACGCCCGCACCTTCACCACGCGCGATTATCGCCTTTTCGACATTCAACACGCCGTTCTCCCGACCAAGTTGCCACTTCGGCGCTTCTACGAAGAGCTCGTAAAAACGCAACAAGTGCTCAACAAGAAGCATTTGGGCATCGCCGCATTGAAGGCGACGGCCGCGATCTCGGCGCGCTTGCTGCTCCAGGGCCAAACGAACTTCGTCAAAATGCTCTGGAAGTTCAACTCGGTGTACGATCCCCGGCGGCAACTCTCCGATCATGCCCAGCCGGTCAAATACGAAATGAAGTTGCCCGTGGTGTCTCCGACGAAGAAGGTGGATCCGCGAAAGCTTTACGTTCTGCCGCCCAACAGCAAAGCCGCGCAGGCGAATGCATTGATCACGCGGGAGACCTGAAATGGACGACCACCGGACCTTCGAGGCCCGGTAGCGGTAGCGACATGGCTTCGGCTTCCGCCGCCTCCCGTTCCGACGAGGAGAGGCGGCGCCACGCCTCGATCGCGATCTCGCCCGCCGTCCGGCGCCAGACACCGACGATTTCGCCATGGACGAGCAACGCGCCCGGCCACACGCGCGATGTCCAGAGCGCCGCGCGTCGTTTGGCGTTGGGCACGAGAAGCTCCCGATCGGCTCCCCAGAGAAGATAGTACGCGTCCCCACTGGGGAGGAGCCGCGCCGGCGCAGCAGGCCCGGGGGGCGCCCGAAACGCGGGTTCGTCGTCGGCGAGAATCCAGGCATCGCCAATCGGCGTGCGCACCGGCGTCAGCGCAGGATGCAGCGCTTCGAAGGCGGCAAGTGCGGCCGCAGGCGAAATGCCGGCCCACTCCGCGAAGGAAGCCGCAGTCGTCGGGCCGAAGACGTGAAGGTATCGACGCGCGAGTTCGAGGCGCGCATCCCGCGGGGCCATGTTGGGCGCCGGCTGGGTCCAGACGACGGGCTGGCGTGCCCCTTCCCAGCGCAGCAGGACCCTGCCCGTCGGGGCCGCGTACCGGAGGCTGTTGTGAGGTACGCCCATCCCGTGCCCTGCCTGGCCGAATGGCATCTTGCGGCCGTCGAGGAACGTGTGAAGTCGGGACGCCGTATGGTGTGCCCTCGCGAGGCCACGGGCGTCCTCTGGCAGCCGCCCAAGCGAGAACAGGGGGAGATCCTTGGCGGCCACGACGTACGCACTGAACCGCGGGCCCCAAAGTTGAATGAGTGAGCGATGCTCCCACGCCGCCGGGCCGGTGCCGGCGATCCGCGCATGGATGGACAAGAGCGCAGCGCGCGGCATGGAGTCCTGCAACCCGCACCACGCCGCGCGTCGGAGTGACTCCGAGCGCATCGGCAAACGCTCGGCGAGCGAACCGATCCGTCGCCTGAAATCGAGTATCTGTGCGCGCGTCAGCTCGAGCCGTGACTGGACCACCCGGGAATCCTCTCACGGGTGGCGCGGTTTGGGCCGGGAATCTTTGCATCGTCGATAACCCCGGCCCAAACGTTGCACTACTCGATCAATCGACTTTGCCGCACGACAGGCGTGCGCACGCGATCATAGGCACGCACACGCGACGACCAATTGCGTGACTTCGACGAGGCGGCAGCTTGCGTCGTAATGCCTGCATGCCCGCTCGAAGTCGTCGTCGGTCGCACCGGAGCATTCCGCGAGATGCGTCGGTGTCTCGACGCACAGAAGGGCCGTTCCATTCGCATCCTCGCACGCTTCTCTCAAGTCTTCGCAGAAGCGATCTCCACCCCCACCCGAGGCGTTGCTGGCCAATCCGGGGGCGGCCACGCTGAGCGCCACCAATGCACATGCCACGATGATCGTTGCCTTGATATGCTTCTTGGTATGTTGCATGCTCTCCTCCGTTGGATGTGCCGCCGCACACACCGAGACCATTCACGGCAGGCACGGCAGCCAATGATATGAATTTTGGGATCGCTGATTGCTTATCGACCGGCTCTGGCGGTGCTCGATAATGACGCGCTTAATTCACACGCGAGACACCAAATGCGATGATCGGCGTGAATGATTCATGTATCCGCTGCGACGGTATGTTTTCGTTTTCGCCAACTCTGCGACTGAACAACGGCATGCATACGAGCGCGCGACATCGCGGTAGCTCCAAAATCAGTTGCGGGCAGGACCTACCTCGCTCGGCATCCGCGCGCAACGATTCTCATGCTCGGGCTCGATTTTATTTTTATTCATGTTTCGCCAACAACATTCCATTCGTCATCGTTCGAGCTGAGTTGGAGAAGGTGTCGTTACGTCACAGTAAGCAAGATGCGAAAGATGTGCCGATTTGGGTCAAGGATTATTGGGCATTCCTCCGCTGCCTCCGAAAGCGGCCGGCCAAGGCGTCGCTCTCGCGCGCGAGTAACTCCGCATCGCTCCCAACGATGGGCGTCCTCTTCGGAGCACGAGCCGCACCCGCTCTGAAATGAGAAACGAGGACCACGGCGGCGCGCGCCATGACCCTCGTTTTTACGGGACTCCGAGAAGAAAGAAGCTTCTCAGTTCGCCTTCCACACGGCCCACTTGCCGGTGGTGGCCCACGTGTCATTCGCGTCCTTGAAGGCGCCAATGTACGCTGCGCTCGCGTCGAAGAAAGCGTCGCTCGGGGGCGGCGAAGCGTTCTCGGTCAGAGAGGTCGCGGGGCCGAACACCGGATTGACGGCATCGAAGCATCCCGCAATGTTCGGATTCTTGTCCGAATTCTTGTAATCCGAATTGAGCAAGAGCTCGTGCTCGACGAACAGCGTGCCGTCGTCCTGCTTGTCGTTGTCCTTGTCCGGCGCCGTGCTCCCCGTTTCGGGGTAGGCGATGGCGTTCGCGAGGCCGGTGCCCGTGCTGCCGAAGAAGATGCTGCTTCGGATATCGAGGCCCTTGCCCCAATTGGCTGCGGTGGCTTTGTCGCGAATGTCGATGCCCGCCTCGAAGCCCACGGCAACGGTGTTGTAGATGTGGCCCTTCGTGTTCCTGCGAAGGAGCATTCCGTATTGGGCCTTCGGCGCATTGTTGTTCTGGCCGCACAGCGTCACGTTGGAGATTTTCGGCTCCGAAAAGGGCTCTTTTGCCGACCCGACCTCGTCGTTGTCCGCTTCGAACCCGTTCATTTCCTCGCCCGTGGCCGGATTCTGCTGGAGTACGAAGAATTGCAGATTGCCTTGCCAGCCGAGGTCCCAGTCGATTCCGTCGTCCTCGTTGTACTGGCAGGCGAGGTATTTCGCATTGACCGTTCCACCGAAGAACTCGAAGCAATCATCCTTCGTGTGACGAATCTGCACATGGTCGATGGTGGTGCCGCTGCCGACGCCGGCCAAGGTGAGGCCGTTCACCTCGTTGTCGGGGCTCAGCTCGATGCCGCTGTACTCGATGCGGACGTAGCGGAACGTGCCGCTCGATTCGGTTGGATTGTTCCCGCCGAACGTACCGCCCTCGGATAGGCCGTCCACGCGGTGCGTTCCCTTGTTGACGGGCGCGTTGCCAAGAATGATTACGCCACCCCAGTCACCGGCTCGGCGCGAGCCCTCGGGCAGCTGGCTGGTGAAGACGATGGGCTCATCGGCGGTGCCTTCCGCGACGATCTTCGCGCCCGGCTGAATGACCAGCACGCCCTTGCTGGAGTTTTCACCTTGAATCGTGGTTCCCTTTTCGATTGTCAGGGTGGCGCCCGAACGCACGAACACCGTACCTTTGATGAGCCAGGTTTTGTCCTTGGTCAGTGTCTTGTTGCCGGTCACTTGGCCGAGAAGTTCGCTGCTCGTGCTGTTGTTCGGCGGCGGGTTACCACCGCCTCCAGGCGAATCGTCATCGCTGCTGCAGCCGACGCCCGCGACGCCGATGGCAACGAGGGACGCGAGGGACAGAGTCAAGAATCCCGCGGAACGCGAAACCTTCGCAAAGCGCGGGAGAAGAGAAAAGAGCCGGGATTTCATCGTGGTGGTCTCCTGGGGCCGGCAACGTGCGGCCAATATGTGACGGAAAGGTTTCTCGTCCGCGAACTGTTCGCGAACGCGGGGCTATTGGATATTCACGGTGGCGCTGAGCCAGACGGACGTTCCGAGCTTGTAGCGTTGAACGATATTGTCGGCTTGGAGGAAGCGATAGGGCGCGTCGAGAAGGTTGTCGGCGGCCAGTTTCAGGTCGACGTATTTGCCAATCCCTTGCGTGATGGACGCATCGAGCTGGCTGCGGGGTTGTTCGTAAATATCGGGCAATCCAAGCTGGCCGACTTGGGCAATGCGCTCCCCGAAAATATTATACAATACACGAATACGTGTGCGCGAGCTTTCGTGATTGTAATCGATGGCGAAATTGACGATGAAAGGCGATTGTTGGGCCAAAGGTCGAACGTTGCTCGTTTGCACCTGTCCAGGACCGGAGTCGAGCTCGACCCGGGAATGGACCAACGTCAAATTCGACAGAACACTGAAGTCTTGCAGCGCTTTGGAGATGAACCCCAACTGCTTCCGCGCCTCCAGCTCGATGCCCAGATTCGTCGCACCGCGCGCGTTCTGGTACGACAACACCCCGCGTCCCTGCGAAATGATGATGGGCTCGATGGGCTTGTCGAACGACTTGGCGAAAGCCGTGGCCGCGAGCACGTCCGCCTCCCCAGGGAACCACTCGAAGCGAACGTCGTAATTGTTGATACGGGTTCGATCGAGGTTTGGATTTCCCTCGATTTCGCGTGCGCCGAAGTAATCCGTGAACGAAAAAGGCGCAAGCTCGCGAAGTTGCGGCCGCGCAACGGTTCGAGACGCCGAGAGCCGAAGATTGGAGGCTTCCGTGACCTTGAAGATCAGATTGGCGGAGGGAAGGAGGTCGGTCTTGGCCAATTTGGCCTGGACTGCCGTGCTGACGCCCACGTGCGGGTCGAACGAGTCGATGGTTTGCGTCGACGATTCGACGCGCGCTCCAACGATGGCGCGCAGCCGTTCGCCGAACCAGAAGTCGCCCATCAGGTAGCCGGCGTATACGTTGTGATCGGCATTGTACGCGTCGTTCTTCCGCGTGTACTCCGTCAGTTCGAGCGCGCTCGTGCCGTCTTGCGCATCGCCGATGTTCGGGTTGGTGAAGAGTTGATCCGGCGGTAAGAGGATGGCGCCGGGGTTCTGTCCCGTATCGGTGTAGCGAAACCTTCGCGCATTGAACTCGCGGTGTCTGCGGGTTATCAGGCCACCGAACTTGAAATTCTTCGTAGCCTTCAATTCCCGGGTGACCGGTTGCGTGACATCGACGCTGCCTCCGTACGTGGTCTCGCTCTGCTTGGCATAGAAATGCGAACCGCTCAGCGTTCCTTGGAGCCAGCTGCGTCCCAGCGTGGGATCGTCGGAGTAGACGGTCTCGCGGGTGTTGGGTTCGTCGAGCTTGGCGCGCGAAGCCGTTCCCGTCCATGCGATCTGCGTGCCCATGGTCGAGGGAAACCGATGTTCGCCGCGAAGCTGACCGAATGCGAGATCGCGGGACACGAATCGAAGACGGGTATCGTAGACGACCGCGCCATTTCGTTCGGCGTTGGGACCCGTAATCTCGCGCCCCTCTTTTTCCGAGCCGCGGCTGTAGAGTCCCGTCAGGGTAAATCGATGATCGAGGCTTGGCGCGTACGTCAACGTCGAGAGCCCGTTCCACGCCACCAAATCGAGGCCGGTGTTCGCCCTGTAGTCGTTCTGAAGGATCAGTTGTCCCGGATTCTGCGGATCGGGATTGAAGTTGCGCAGAATCTCGTCGTTTCTGCGGACGAAACGACGCGAGTAGCCGGCGGCAAACTGATAGCCGAACGCCTGCTCGTTCTTCTTTCCGAAGCGGATCGAATTGCCGACGTACGCGCTGATCGTGCCGTTGGGCAGCGAAATGGGGTTCGTCGTCGTCATGGGCGAGTTCATCGCCCGCCCATACTCGGTGAGCCGCGGATTCCGGCCGGAAGCGCCCGGGACGAAGGCCTGCACGTTCTCGTTCGGAATCACCGACGGCAGCTTTCGTCCGCCGTCGTCGATGCCGAGCCAGTCCGTGCTGCCGCCCTGGTGAGAAAGGCGTCGCTGGAAGGTCGTCTCCGTATTGAACCCGAGCCCCACGTTGGCTTGAAACTGAAACTTGGGCGGCAGATCGCGCGTATGAATGTTGACGGATCCACCCGCGAAGTCGCCCGGCATGTCGGGCACGAATGTCTTCGAAACGGTGACGTCGGACAAAACCGCCGTTGGGAAGATATCGAGTGGGACGGCTTGCCGGTCCGGCTCGGGGCTCGGCAGCGGTGCACCATTCAAAAGCGCATTCGAATACCGCTCACCCAAACCGCGGACGAACAGATAGCGACCCTCGACCAGCGTCACACCGACGACGCGTCGCGATGCATCTGCCGCGTTCCGGTCGGGCGTCTTGGCAATGTCCTGCGCACCGACGCCATCGGACGCCGTCGCGGCATTCCGCCGTATCTGAATCTGCGCTGCGGCGCTCGCGCGCTCGATGTCGGCCTCGATGGGCGACAATTCCTCGTGAGCCTCTTTGTCCGACTCCATCGGCACGTCGATGCGGCGCGTTTTTCCCGCAACCACGCGCACCCTCTTCAGCCGGCGCGTCTGGTGCAGTTCGTACACCACGCGAAAGTCGTAATCGCCCGGTGGAAGCTCGATGCGGTAGCGGCCGTCGACGTCCGTCAGTACGCGCTTGTCTTTCCCCAGGACGAAAACCTGGGCTTCAATCAGCGTGTCCTTGGTATCGCTATCGGTGATGACGCCCCAAACGGCGCCCTTGCCCTTGGGCGGCGGTCGCGACGGATCTTCCTCTTTGAGCTCCTCGGCGGCTTCCTCCGCAGTCGCATCGGCCGGAATGGGATCCGGGGCTGGAGTCGGCGCCGTCGGCGGCGCGGGCGCAGATTGCGTAGCTGCGTCCGGTGCAGGCGCGTCTTGCGCGAACGCAACACCGGGCGCGAAATACGTCGCGGACGACACGGCCGTGGCGAACAACAAATACACGTTTCCTGGGAAACGAGACGTAAGCGGCATTACTGCGCGACTTTCTCCGTAAGGATCGCGATCGCTTTTCCGCCGGCACGGCGCGTGCGATCGAGGGTTTGCACGACGAGCGCGTAAGGCGCTTCGTCGTCTGCATCGAAGTAAACGACTTTGTCGCTGCGGGCGGCGAGCATGCGGGGCAGCTTTTCCGCCAATTCATTGTCGTCAATCACGTCCCGATTGATGCGAATCGTGCCTTCCTTGCTGACCGTCAGCACGATGCGCGTATCGTTTTCGGGCGATGGTTGTTCCTTGTTGTCTTCTTTTTTGGGCAGGTGGATTTTGAACTCCTTGTTCAGCAGGGGAGTCACCACCATGAAAATGATGAGAAGCACCAGGACGACGTCGACCAGCGGCGTCACGTTGATCGCCGGGGGTACGGGCCCCGTGCGTTTTGCCCCCGGCTTGTCGGCTTCGAGCGTAATGGCCATGGCTTACCTCCCGCTCTCCGCCGCGGCGAGTTCCGCCTCTTCCGGCTCGTCCTCTTTGCCCTTCTTGCTCACCATGAGGGAACAGCCGCCGAAACCGGTTTTCTCCACCATGGCGAAGACGGCGCGCGCCTCCCCATAATTCAGGCTCGAGTCACCCTTCAACACGACCCGGCGCTCGGCGTCTTTCTCGTGCAGCTCGTCGAGCTTCGCGCCCAGCGTGTCGCGATCGACCATGTCTTTCTCGAGGAAAATCTTACCGCTCGCGGCGATGCTCACGGTGATCGGCTCTTGTTTCAATTTGGACTTCGGATCCGGCCGCACGATGGCGGGGAGCTCCACGCGCTCGCCGTGTTCGAGCGCGGGGGCGATGACCATGAAGATGATGAGAAGCACGAGAACGACGTCCACCAGCGGCGTCACGTTGATCTCGGGCTGCGGCATGTACTTGCTCATGGGCTACTCGGCGGCTTGCGCTTCCCGTGCGAATCGCCCGGACGTTTCGCGTCCCTGATGCGTCTCCATCTCGTCGATCAGCTCCCCGAGCGAGCGCTGGAGCGCACCCTCCATGCGCGTAATCGTGTTGCTCAGGAAGTTGAAGATGAGAACCGACGGAATGGCCACCATGAGACCGAGCGCCGTTTCGACGAGCGCTTCCGCGATACCGCCCGAAACGGCCCCGAGGCCTCCCGAGCCCGTCGCCGCGATTCCCTGAAACGCGGTGATGATACCGACGACGGTACCGAGCAATCCCACGAAGGGCGAAATCGACCCAATCGTGGCCAGCATGCCCATGCCACGGCGCAAATCGGCCCCGAGCTCCTCGGTTTGCCGCGCACCTTCGCGCTTGGCCAGCTCGATCGGCGTCAAATCGTCACCGGCCTCCACGCCATCCGCACGCGCACGCAGGTAACGCTTCACCGTCGCACCAACGAGGCGCGAAAGGGGCGCCTGCTCGTGATCCGCCGACAGCGTCACCAGCGTCTCGAACTCACGCGCATTGAGCGCAGAGCCCGCAGCCGAGGCAAACCGTTGCGAGGCGCGCGTGCCGCGGAAAAGGGCAATCCATCGTTCGACCACGACGGTGACGGTGCAAAGTGCCATGACGAGCAATACCGAAGTAACGATTTTGCTCATGAGGCCCATGCTGGCCCAGAGATGAATCGGGTTGAACGACATCATAGCAGTAACCTCAAGTCCTGAGTTTGAAGGGGATTTTCACAACGCGGTAAACGCGAATGGCATGACCGTCCATGACGGCCGGTTGAAAGCGCCAAGTCTTCACCGTGGCCAGCACCGCCTCGTCGAGCAGCGGGTGCCCTCGTAGAATCGTGGGTTCGGCGACCTCGCCCGTTTCCGTGACGACGAACTTGATGATGACGACCGTCTCGATACCCTGCTTGCGTGCCGCCTCGGGATATTCGGGCATCGGCTTGTGGATCGCCTGCGGCGGGTCCACGTGCTCGGGCAACTGAATCGGCGGAGGAGGCGGCGCCGGGGGCGCAGGAGGTGCCGTTGGCGCAACGGCGACACCACCCGAGCCTCGCCCGCCGGCCTTGCCGTTCGGATCTCCATTGGGATCGCCGTCGCCAATCGGGATTTCGCTCTTGGCATTCTGCAAATCCGTCTCCGGCGGCTTCTCCTGCGGAATCACCGTGGGCGGCGTGAGCGGGCTGGCCTTCTTCGCCCCGAGCGGCGCCGGTGACTTGGGCCGGGGCGGGGGAGGAGGTGGCGGCGGTGGAGGCTTTGCCTCGGGCACCTTGGCCACGAGTTTCACGTCCACCTCTTCCTCTTGTTGGAGAGGCGCTATGGCCCCGAATGCAATTCCGACCGCAAGCAAGCCACCCAAAACCACGAGCCCTGCGCCCGCTCCAACGGCAAGACGCCGTTTGCGTGCAGGATCGTGATCCTGTTGGCCGAAAGATTCGAAGCCCATCGCTTGCGCCTGTTTAATGGCGGCTTGTGACGTCCGTGCGACATCTGGGCGACGACTATCGACCGGTCTCGTGACAGACTTCGGCACCTCCAACATACCTCAGCGTCACAGCGCAATTCCTTACATCACGTTCAGAAGCGTCATGAAATGCACAGCGAGCTCTGCCTTGTTGTTGCGAACTACAAGCCATGCGTACTACACGCAGCTTGTAGTGCATGTTCTTCGAGGTACATGGGCCATGTACTTCATGTAAAATGGAGTGATGTCCCTCCTCGGCCGCGCTCGAGAGCTCGAACGACTTCGCGCCGCGTGGAAGCTTGCCCAGCGTGGCCGCGCTCAGTTCGCGTTGGTTTGGGGAAAGAGGCGCGTGGGAAAGACATTCCTTCTCTCCCATTTCGTCCAAGGCCGGCGCGCCGTGTTTTTCGGCGCAACGGAGCAGTCCGAGTCGGTGGAGCTCGGGCGCCTCCACGATGCGCTTCGCCAAAGCTTGGGCGATCACGTTGCC
It includes:
- a CDS encoding biopolymer transporter ExbD, giving the protein MSKYMPQPEINVTPLVDVVLVLLIIFMVIAPALEHGERVELPAIVRPDPKSKLKQEPITVSIAASGKIFLEKDMVDRDTLGAKLDELHEKDAERRVVLKGDSSLNYGEARAVFAMVEKTGFGGCSLMVSKKGKEDEPEEAELAAAESGR
- a CDS encoding energy transducer TonB → MGFESFGQQDHDPARKRRLAVGAGAGLVVLGGLLAVGIAFGAIAPLQQEEEVDVKLVAKVPEAKPPPPPPPPPPRPKSPAPLGAKKASPLTPPTVIPQEKPPETDLQNAKSEIPIGDGDPNGDPNGKAGGRGSGGVAVAPTAPPAPPAPPPPPIQLPEHVDPPQAIHKPMPEYPEAARKQGIETVVIIKFVVTETGEVAEPTILRGHPLLDEAVLATVKTWRFQPAVMDGHAIRVYRVVKIPFKLRT
- a CDS encoding biopolymer transporter ExbD, whose translation is MAITLEADKPGAKRTGPVPPAINVTPLVDVVLVLLIIFMVVTPLLNKEFKIHLPKKEDNKEQPSPENDTRIVLTVSKEGTIRINRDVIDDNELAEKLPRMLAARSDKVVYFDADDEAPYALVVQTLDRTRRAGGKAIAILTEKVAQ
- a CDS encoding TonB-dependent receptor, with translation MPLTSRFPGNVYLLFATAVSSATYFAPGVAFAQDAPAPDAATQSAPAPPTAPTPAPDPIPADATAEEAAEELKEEDPSRPPPKGKGAVWGVITDSDTKDTLIEAQVFVLGKDKRVLTDVDGRYRIELPPGDYDFRVVYELHQTRRLKRVRVVAGKTRRIDVPMESDKEAHEELSPIEADIERASAAAQIQIRRNAATASDGVGAQDIAKTPDRNAADASRRVVGVTLVEGRYLFVRGLGERYSNALLNGAPLPSPEPDRQAVPLDIFPTAVLSDVTVSKTFVPDMPGDFAGGSVNIHTRDLPPKFQFQANVGLGFNTETTFQRRLSHQGGSTDWLGIDDGGRKLPSVIPNENVQAFVPGASGRNPRLTEYGRAMNSPMTTTNPISLPNGTISAYVGNSIRFGKKNEQAFGYQFAAGYSRRFVRRNDEILRNFNPDPQNPGQLILQNDYRANTGLDLVAWNGLSTLTYAPSLDHRFTLTGLYSRGSEKEGREITGPNAERNGAVVYDTRLRFVSRDLAFGQLRGEHRFPSTMGTQIAWTGTASRAKLDEPNTRETVYSDDPTLGRSWLQGTLSGSHFYAKQSETTYGGSVDVTQPVTRELKATKNFKFGGLITRRHREFNARRFRYTDTGQNPGAILLPPDQLFTNPNIGDAQDGTSALELTEYTRKNDAYNADHNVYAGYLMGDFWFGERLRAIVGARVESSTQTIDSFDPHVGVSTAVQAKLAKTDLLPSANLIFKVTEASNLRLSASRTVARPQLRELAPFSFTDYFGAREIEGNPNLDRTRINNYDVRFEWFPGEADVLAATAFAKSFDKPIEPIIISQGRGVLSYQNARGATNLGIELEARKQLGFISKALQDFSVLSNLTLVHSRVELDSGPGQVQTSNVRPLAQQSPFIVNFAIDYNHESSRTRIRVLYNIFGERIAQVGQLGLPDIYEQPRSQLDASITQGIGKYVDLKLAADNLLDAPYRFLQADNIVQRYKLGTSVWLSATVNIQ
- a CDS encoding MotA/TolQ/ExbB proton channel family protein — translated: MMSFNPIHLWASMGLMSKIVTSVLLVMALCTVTVVVERWIALFRGTRASQRFASAAGSALNAREFETLVTLSADHEQAPLSRLVGATVKRYLRARADGVEAGDDLTPIELAKREGARQTEELGADLRRGMGMLATIGSISPFVGLLGTVVGIITAFQGIAATGSGGLGAVSGGIAEALVETALGLMVAIPSVLIFNFLSNTITRMEGALQRSLGELIDEMETHQGRETSGRFAREAQAAE